A stretch of Lactuca sativa cultivar Salinas chromosome 6, Lsat_Salinas_v11, whole genome shotgun sequence DNA encodes these proteins:
- the LOC111877438 gene encoding phosphoenolpyruvate carboxykinase (ATP) 1 — MASQGTENGEFSFPKTPTKGRNGLPKIQTRGGKKEDDQICHDDSVPPVKAQTIDELHSLQKKRSVPNTPIKGETQPAFNAISEEGRQKQQLESISASLASLTRETGPKVVRGDPDRKTETPRAQVTHQHRHVHAPTLSTSDSALKFTHILYNLSPAELYEQAIKYEKGSFITSSGALATLSGAKTGRSPRDKRVVRDETTEDELWWGKGSPNIEMDEHTFLVNRERAVDYLCSLDKVYVNDQFLNWDPVHRIKVRIVSARAYHSLFMHNMCIRPTAEELEEFGTPDFTIYNAGMFPCNRYTHYMTSSTSIDLNLGRREMVILGTQYAGEMKKGLFGVMHYLMPKRQILSLHSGCNMGKAGDVALFFGLSGTGKTTLSTDHNRYLIGDDEHCWSENGVSNIEGGCYAKCIDLSKEKEPDIFNAIKFGTVMENVVFDEHTREVDYSDKSVTENTRAAYPIEYIPNAKIPCVGPHPKNVILLACDAFGVLPPVSKLNLAQTMYHFISGYTALVAGTEDGIKEPQATFSACFGAAFIMLHPTKYAAMLAEKMKKHGATGWLVNTG; from the exons ATGGCGTCACAAGGAACGGAGAACGGGGAATTTAGCTTTCCAAAGACACCGACGAAAGGAAGGAATGGACTTCCGAAGATTCAAACACGTGGTGGAAAGAAGGAAGACGACCAGATCTGCCATGACGACAGTGTCCCGCCGGTAAAAGCTCAAACGATCGACGAGCTGCATTCGCTCCAGAAGAAGAGATCTGTTCCAAATACTCCGATTAAAGGCGAAACTCAGCCTGCTTTTAATGCTATTTCCGAAGAAGGACGCCAGAAACAACAGCTTGAATCCATTAG TGCGTCGTTGGCTTCATTGACGAGAGAAACCGGGCCGAAGGTGGTGAGGGGAGATCCGGATCGGAAAACTGAAACTCCGAGAGCTCAGGTGACTCACCAACACCGTCACGTTCACGCTCCTACCCTGAGTACCAGTGACAGTGCCCTCAAGTTCACTCATATCCTCTACAACCTATCCCCTGCTG AGCTTTACGAGCAAGCCATAAAGTACGAGAAAGGATCTTTCATAACCTCTAGCGGCGCTTTGGCTACGCTCTCTGGTGCGAAAACAGGGCGATCACCGAGGGACAAACGCGTTGTCAGAGACGAGACAACCGAAGACGAACTTTGGTGGGGAAA GGGGTCTCCAAATATTGAGATGGATGAACACACTTTCTTAGTCAACAGAGAAAGAGCGGTGGATTACTTGTGCTCCCTCGATAAG GTATACGTAAACGACCAGTTTCTCAACTGGGATCCAGTTCACCGTATCAAAGTCCGTATTGTATCCGCAAGAGCCTATCATTCATTATTCATGCATAACAT GTGCATCCGACCTACTGCGGAAGAGCTAGAGGAATTCGGTACTCCAGACTTCACAATATACAACGCGGGCATGTTCCCATGTAACCGATACACCCATTACATGACGTCATCAACAAGCATAGATCTGAATCTCGGAAGAAGAGAAATGGTAATTCTCGGAACCCAATACGCTGGTGAGATGAAAAAAGGTCTTTTTGGTGTCATGCATTATCTCATGCCTAAACGCCAAATCCTTTCCCTTCATTCCGGTTGCAATATGGGGAAAGCTGGTGATGTAGCACTCTTCTTTGGATTATCAg gTACTGGAAAGACAACACTGTCTACGGATCACAACAGATATTTAATCGGAGATGATGAACATTGTTGGAGTGAAAATGGTGTCTCAAATATCGAAGGTGGTTGCTATgcaaaatgcattgatttatcaaaagaaaaggaacCTGATATCTTCAATGCCATCAAGTTCGGGACAG TTATGGAAAACGTTGTGTTTGATGAACATACCCGAGAAGTCGATTACTCAGACAAATCCGTAACAG AAAACACTCGGGCGGCGTATCCTATAGAATACATACCAAATGCTAAAATACCATGTGTGGGCCCACACCCGAAGAACGTGATCCTATTGGCTTGTGACGCGTTTGGTGTTCTGCCACCTGTCAGCAAGCTAAACTTGGCTCAAACTATGTACCATTTTATCAGCGGCTACACTGCTTTG gTGGCGGGAACAGAAGATGGGATAAAGGAGCCACAGGCAACATTTTCAGCATGTTTTGGTGCGGCTTTTATAATGCTTCATCCAACCAAGTATGCAGCCATGTTAGCTGAAAAGATGAAAAAACACGGTGCCACCGGGTGGCTTGTCAACACTGGCTGA